The following are encoded in a window of Kaistia algarum genomic DNA:
- a CDS encoding ABC transporter ATP-binding protein: protein MVGLAIGPVRRSFAPWNDPSSKPFIEFRNVTKRFGDFVAVDNLSLKIYEREFFALLGPSGCGKTTLMRMLGGFDNPTEGQVLLDGQDMVGIPPYRRPTNMMFQSYALFPHMSVWDNIAFGLKQAGMPKAEMAQRVEEMLALVKLEKFARRKPHQLSGGQRQRVALARSLAKKPKVLLLDEPLGALDKKLREQTQFELTDLQVNLGMTFLIVTHDQEEAMTVADRIAVMDQGRIVQVATPAEIYEQPNSRYVADFIGDINLLEGRVGASGAGEARLECVGTGATVQIAQSLSAPVGSQAWFSIRPEKVRISLEPPADPTVNAVSGEVWDIGYLGDVSIYHVRLPTGATMKATITNATRLVARPITWEDKVWLTWSNDAGVVLTS, encoded by the coding sequence ATGGTGGGTCTTGCGATCGGTCCGGTTCGGCGCTCCTTTGCGCCCTGGAATGACCCCAGCTCCAAGCCCTTCATCGAATTTCGCAACGTCACCAAACGCTTTGGCGATTTCGTCGCCGTCGACAATCTGAGCCTCAAGATCTACGAGCGTGAGTTCTTCGCCCTGCTTGGCCCGTCTGGCTGCGGCAAGACGACCTTGATGCGCATGCTTGGGGGCTTCGACAATCCGACCGAAGGCCAGGTGCTGCTTGACGGGCAGGATATGGTCGGCATTCCCCCTTACCGGCGCCCGACGAACATGATGTTCCAGTCCTATGCGTTGTTTCCGCATATGAGCGTCTGGGACAATATCGCCTTCGGCCTGAAACAGGCTGGCATGCCGAAGGCCGAGATGGCGCAGCGTGTCGAGGAGATGCTCGCCCTCGTCAAGCTGGAGAAATTCGCCCGCCGCAAACCGCACCAGCTCTCCGGCGGCCAGCGCCAGCGCGTGGCGCTGGCAAGGTCGCTCGCCAAGAAGCCGAAGGTGCTGTTGCTCGACGAGCCGCTCGGCGCGCTCGACAAGAAGCTGCGCGAACAGACGCAGTTCGAGCTGACCGATCTGCAGGTCAATCTCGGCATGACCTTCCTGATCGTCACGCATGACCAGGAAGAGGCGATGACCGTCGCCGATCGTATCGCCGTGATGGACCAGGGCCGCATCGTCCAGGTGGCGACGCCGGCCGAGATCTATGAGCAGCCGAATTCCCGCTACGTCGCGGATTTCATCGGCGACATCAATCTGCTCGAAGGCCGCGTCGGGGCGAGCGGGGCCGGCGAGGCGCGGCTCGAATGCGTCGGCACTGGCGCAACGGTCCAGATCGCGCAATCGCTGTCGGCGCCGGTCGGCTCGCAGGCCTGGTTTTCGATCCGCCCGGAGAAGGTGCGCATCTCGCTGGAGCCGCCAGCCGATCCGACGGTCAATGCCGTTTCCGGCGAAGTCTGGGATATCGGCTATCTGGGTGACGTGTCGATCTATCATGTGCGGCTTCCAACCGGCGCCACCATGAAGGCGACGATCACCAACGCGACCCGGCTCGTCGCGCGGCCAATCACCTGGGAAGACAAGGTCTGGCTCACCTGGTCGAACGATGCCGGCGTGGTGCTGACGAGCTAG
- a CDS encoding polyamine ABC transporter substrate-binding protein — translation MRMKELLGRLALSTMLVAGSTLVASAANQEVHIYNWSNYIDDSILKDFTKETGIKVVYDVYDAMETLEAKMYAGRSGYDIVVPTDRNMQILIEAGAFQPLDKAKIPNLQYAWPDIYKRLATYDPDNKYAVNYMWGTTGLGYDKVKIDQRMPNAPVDSMDMIFKPEVAAKFADCGIYLLNSAEDVMPAALNYLGLPADSKSPEDLQKAADLLMKVRPYIRKFDSSLINPLATGEACLVFSFSGDILQAKDGAKAGIDVHYSIPKEGALLWMDSMVIPKDAPNPEAALAFINYIQKPEVIAKATNFVKYPNGNLESQKYVDPAILKDPSIYPLPDTFAHLYTTTPNSEDVQDALTDTWQKILAGN, via the coding sequence GTGCGAATGAAGGAATTGCTGGGCCGGCTGGCCTTGTCGACAATGCTGGTTGCTGGCAGCACCCTGGTTGCCTCGGCTGCGAACCAGGAAGTTCACATCTACAACTGGTCGAACTATATCGACGATTCCATCCTCAAGGATTTCACCAAGGAAACCGGCATCAAGGTCGTCTATGACGTCTATGACGCGATGGAGACGCTCGAAGCCAAGATGTATGCCGGCCGCTCGGGCTACGACATCGTCGTCCCGACTGATCGCAACATGCAGATCCTGATCGAGGCCGGCGCCTTCCAGCCACTCGACAAGGCCAAGATCCCGAACCTCCAATATGCCTGGCCGGACATTTACAAGCGCCTCGCGACCTATGATCCGGACAACAAATACGCCGTGAACTATATGTGGGGCACCACGGGCCTCGGCTATGACAAGGTCAAGATCGACCAGCGCATGCCGAACGCGCCGGTCGATTCCATGGACATGATCTTCAAGCCGGAAGTGGCGGCAAAGTTTGCCGATTGCGGCATCTATCTGCTGAACTCGGCCGAAGACGTGATGCCCGCGGCGCTCAACTATCTCGGCCTTCCTGCCGATTCCAAGAGCCCGGAAGATCTGCAGAAGGCCGCCGACCTCCTCATGAAGGTCCGCCCCTATATCCGCAAGTTCGACTCCTCGCTGATCAACCCGCTGGCGACGGGCGAGGCCTGCCTCGTCTTCTCCTTCTCCGGTGACATTCTGCAGGCCAAGGACGGCGCCAAGGCCGGCATCGACGTGCATTATTCGATCCCGAAGGAAGGCGCGCTGCTCTGGATGGATTCGATGGTGATCCCCAAGGATGCGCCTAACCCCGAGGCGGCTCTCGCTTTCATCAACTACATCCAGAAGCCGGAAGTCATCGCCAAGGCGACGAATTTCGTGAAATATCCCAACGGCAATCTCGAGTCCCAGAAATATGTCGACCCGGCGATCCTGAAGGATCCGTCGATCTACCCGCTGCCGGATACTTTCGCGCATCTCTACACGACTACGCCGAACAGCGAGGATGTGCAGGATGCTCTGACGGACACCTGGCAGAAGATCCTCGCCGGCAACTAG
- a CDS encoding glutamine synthetase family protein yields MTKRKKPLKPLKPLEDARRGATSLEEARDWLKQRGIEDIECVVPDQAGVARGKMMPVSKFLAGATMSMPGSILTQTITGDYPPDDDDYKSDEADQDILFEPDFSTLAVVPWETDPTAQLIHDGYHRDGRPVETAPRQVLRRMVELYHHQGWNPVVAPEIEFYLVKPNHDPDYQLEPPTGRSGRPEAARQSYSIAAINEFDDLFDDIYDFSEQQGLEIDTLIHEEGAAQMEINLLHGDPLALADQVFLFKRTIREAALRHDMYATFMAKPMSREPGSAMHIHQSVTDRDTGKNIFSDADGDPTPEFFAFIGGSQKYLPAVMCMLAPYVNSYRRLVRSSSAPVNTQWGYDNRTVGLRVPNSSPSGRRLENRLPSSDANPYLAIAASLACGYLGLMEGLKPGEPVTGSANSDEIDLPRSILEAVSLFQECEELVEIFGQRFVSTYRAIKQAEYETFMQVISPWEREFLLLNV; encoded by the coding sequence GTGACGAAGCGGAAGAAACCGTTGAAGCCGTTGAAGCCGCTCGAAGATGCGCGGCGCGGCGCCACTTCGCTTGAGGAGGCGCGCGACTGGCTGAAGCAACGAGGCATCGAGGATATCGAGTGCGTCGTTCCGGATCAGGCCGGCGTCGCCCGCGGCAAGATGATGCCGGTATCGAAGTTTCTGGCCGGCGCGACCATGTCGATGCCGGGCTCGATCCTGACCCAGACGATCACCGGCGACTATCCGCCTGACGATGACGACTACAAGAGTGATGAGGCCGACCAGGACATCTTGTTCGAGCCGGACTTTTCGACGCTCGCCGTCGTGCCATGGGAAACGGACCCGACGGCGCAGCTGATCCATGACGGCTATCACCGCGACGGGCGGCCGGTGGAAACGGCGCCGCGCCAGGTGCTGCGCCGCATGGTCGAGCTCTATCACCATCAGGGCTGGAACCCGGTGGTGGCGCCGGAAATCGAGTTCTATCTCGTCAAGCCCAACCACGACCCGGACTATCAGCTTGAACCGCCGACGGGGCGCTCGGGCCGGCCGGAAGCCGCGCGCCAGTCCTATTCGATCGCCGCGATCAACGAGTTCGACGATCTATTCGACGACATCTATGATTTCTCCGAGCAACAGGGCCTCGAGATCGACACGCTGATCCACGAGGAAGGCGCGGCGCAGATGGAGATCAACCTCCTGCACGGTGATCCGCTGGCGCTCGCCGATCAGGTGTTCCTGTTCAAGCGCACCATCCGCGAGGCGGCGCTGCGGCACGATATGTATGCGACCTTCATGGCCAAGCCGATGTCGCGCGAGCCGGGTTCGGCCATGCATATCCACCAGTCGGTCACCGACCGCGACACGGGCAAGAACATCTTCTCCGATGCCGATGGCGACCCGACGCCGGAGTTCTTCGCCTTCATTGGCGGCTCGCAGAAATATTTGCCGGCCGTCATGTGCATGCTGGCGCCCTATGTGAACTCCTATCGCCGGCTGGTCCGCTCTTCCTCGGCGCCGGTGAACACACAATGGGGTTACGACAACCGCACGGTCGGCCTGCGCGTGCCAAATTCGAGTCCGTCCGGCCGTCGGCTGGAAAACCGTCTGCCGTCATCCGACGCCAATCCCTATCTGGCAATCGCCGCCTCGCTGGCCTGCGGCTATCTCGGCCTGATGGAAGGTCTGAAGCCCGGCGAGCCGGTGACCGGATCGGCCAATTCCGACGAGATCGACCTGCCACGTTCGATCCTCGAAGCGGTGTCGCTGTTTCAGGAGTGCGAGGAACTGGTCGAGATCTTCGGTCAGCGCTTCGTGTCGACCTACCGCGCGATCAAGCAGGCCGAATACGAGACGTTCATGCAGGTGATCAGCCCGTGGGAGCGGGAATTCCTGCTTCTGAACGTCTAG